In one Dama dama isolate Ldn47 chromosome 5, ASM3311817v1, whole genome shotgun sequence genomic region, the following are encoded:
- the LOC133056138 gene encoding intercellular adhesion molecule 5-like, whose product MEMLLFGVWALLALIPDPGAAEERFEVSVWPDQALVKYGQSLMVNCSTNCPDPGPGGIETLLKKTQVGNGPQWKEFLLEDVTQNSILQCFFSCAGIQKDITLGITVYQPPEQVIVELQPAWVAVDEAFTVTCHVPSVTPLENLTLILLQDNQELHRKNFRSLAMASQRAEVTINVKAQREDDRCNFSCHAELDLNSHGGGLFHSNSALQVLRIFEFSQSPKIWVSSLLEVGMAETVSCEVARVFPAEEVMIHMFLGDQELSPFLFWEGDTIWANATVRAMEIGDQELSCLTSLGPVEQRTSQPVHVYSFPPPILEIEEMNPLAGTEINVTCSGHILTSPSPTLRLQGAPDLPAPGEPAWLSLTASEEDDGRNLSCEASLEVQGQQLSKTTVIQLHVLYKPRFEESGCPGNQTWLEGMEQMLACVPKGNPTPVLMCTWNGTVFDLEVPQKATQNHSRTYCCTATNQLGSVSKDVAVLVEGLDEGVSSTILVIIIVALGAGVMVISVALYLNYRSCKKERRKLPYRQKEKNKEEESQFAVQQAGKHNKHNC is encoded by the exons ATGGAAATGCTACTGTTTGGTGTCTGGGCCCTGTTGGCCTTGATCCCTGACCCAG GGGCTGCAGAAGAGCGATTTGAGGTTTCTGTTTGGCCAGATCAGGCCCTTGTAAAGTATGGACAGTCCCTTATGGTCAACTGCAGCACTAACTGTCCAGACCCAGGACCCGGTGGAATTGAAACATTATTAAAGAAAACCCAGGTGGGCAACGGGCCTCAGTGGAAGGAGTTTCTGCTGGAAGATGTCACACAGAATTCCATCCTGCAGTGCTTCTTCTCTTGTGCAGGGATCCAAAAGGATATAACCCTTGGCATCACTGTGTACC AGCCACCAGAGCAGGTGATCGTGGAGCTGCAGCCTGCGTGGGTGGCCGTGGATGAAGCTTTCACAGTGACATGTCATGTGCCCAGTGTCACACCCCTGGAGAACCTCACCCTTATCCTTCTCCAGGATAACCAAGAACTACACCGGAAGAATTTTAGGAGCTTAGCTATGGCTTCCCAGAGAGCTGAGGTCACCATCAACGTCAAAGCCCAAAGAGAGGATGACAGGTGCAATTTCTCCTGCCATGCAGAACTGGACCTGAATTCACATGGTGGGGGACTCTTTCACAGCAACTCAGCCCTCCAGGTACTCCGAATCTTTG AATTTTCTCAGAGCCCCAAAATCTGGGTCTCTTCACTTCTGGAGGTTGGGATGGCAGAAACGGTGAGCTGCGAGGTGGCTAGAGTGTTCCCAGCTGAAGAAGTGATGATCCACATGTTCCTGGGAGACCAGGAGCTTAGCCCCTTTCTCTTCTGGGAAGGAGACACAATATGGGCCAATGCCACCGTTCGGGCCATGGAGATTGGTGATCAGGAGCTGTCTTGCCTTACATCTCTGGGTCCAGTGGAACAGAGAACAAGTCAGCCAGTGCATGTCTATA GCTTCCCTCCACCAATCCTGGAGATAGAAGAAATGAACCCATTGGCAGGGACAGAAATTAACGTGACCTGCTCGGGGCATATTTTAACATCCCCCAGCCCTACTCTGCGGCTTCAGGGAGCCCCAGATCTTCCTGCGCCTGGGGAGCCTGCCTGGCTTTCACTTACCGCCAGTGAGGAAGATGATGGCCGGAATTTATCCTGTGAGGCCTCTTTGGAGGTTCAGGGTCAGCAGTTGAGCAAAACCACTGTGATCCAACTCCATGTCTTGT ACAAGCCACGCTTTGAGGAATCTGGTTGCCCTGGCAACCAGACCTGGCTGGAAGGGATGGAGCAGATGCTTGCCTGTGTCCCAAAGGGAAACCCGACACCGGTCTTGATGTGTACCTGGAACGGCACAGTCTTTGACCTTGAAGTGCCACAGAAGGCAACCCAGAACCACTCTAGAACCTACTGCTGCACAGCCACCAACCAGCTGGGCTCTGTCAGCAAAGACGTTGCGGTCCTTGTTGAAG GACTGGATGAAGGAGTCAGTTCCACCATCTTGGTGATTATTATTGTCGCCCTTGGAGCGGGCGTGATGGTGATCTCCGTAGCACTGTATCTAAACTATCGGTCCTGCaaaaaggagaggaggaaatTGCCCtatagacagaaggagaagaacaaagaaGAGGAAAGCCAATTTGCTGTTCAACAAGCAGGAAAGCACAATAAACATAATTGTTAA